In the genome of Arachis stenosperma cultivar V10309 chromosome 2, arast.V10309.gnm1.PFL2, whole genome shotgun sequence, the window TCTACGGGGATGATAGTGGTGTTGGAGACAGGTTCCTGAGATTGCATCATGGATTCGACAGGTTTGTCCGACTTGGAAACAAATTCATCCTCGGCAGCCCTCATTTCAACATCTGTTTTGGTCGGGGCGTCAGATCCAGCTATCTCATTCCTTTCTTGGACTTCAGTGCCTGAACGCTGGTGCCCGGAAAGCACATTATGGTTGGTGTCTCTAATGGCCTCAGAAGGCTCGTCAGTGCGTACTGTATTCTTAGGTATCGATACATTGGTTCTGGTTCCGGTTCCGGTGGCATTTTCCATCCATTTAGCATACAAATCATCGACAGTGTCGGGAGTATCGAACCCTACTTGTCGAAAACCAACCGGGCCTCGGTTGCTCCAGCTACTGTTTTCGTCTCGGAAATTGTGCTCATTTTCAATGGTAGAAACGTAATTCGGCAAAGGAAGTTCCCTAGGATGTATAAGCACTTCCAAGGCTAaaagtgcatgcatacaaaaCTCAGCTACTTTTGTCCCTGTTTGTTGCTTCCCTGCACAAATTACAATAAAGTGGTTGTTAGTCGAAATCTGATTAACAATTGTTGCTAAATTCCAAAAAAGGAGTCTTAGAACAATGGTTGAGGTCACGAGTTCAAGATATGGAATCAACTACTGATGCAATTATCAGATTAAACTGCCTACATTACACGCTTTGGATGCAATCCATCCCCAGACTCTGTTAACACGGGAATGCGTGTGAATAAATACTCATGAAATCTTTTCTTTAGACACGTAAATTCGTTATTTTTGCTGCTGCTAACTAAAGTTACCACCAAGGATATGAATATCAATAAAGACAATAGTTAAATCCAGAAGTACCTCTACGGAAAAGGTCGAGACCCTCAGATAAATATGGAGGCCGAATCCGagcaaaagagagaaaagatgCCAAAAGAGCGCGCAATGCAGCAAGCTGCAAATCAGCAATGGGTTCAGCAAGTTCTTCTTGCTGGAATTCACTAATTTCGCTACTTGCTGATTCTTCTTTGAAGGAATCCATCGCGGTGGCAAACACAAGATCATCAACTTTCGATCTCCACGGTTCGAATCTTAAAGAGCCAGCCTGTGTACAAatataaattatgaataatttcaAGCGCGCGGACCACAGTAATAAAAACCACTGAAGGTGCCAAAAGGTTAACGAAGGAACATACCACAGTAATAAGAGTCTCTAACGCCTCAAGAGCGGCTATCCTAAGAGAAATTGGAATCGATGGATTGTTCTTGAGAACTTCTGCTCCCAAACCACCATCATCATTCTCCTGAAGAGGACCACTTGCATTCTTATGCTTCCTCTTTCTACGACTTGGTGCTGGCAGTGATCCAGCCGAGGCATTTGGATTAGAACTATTCGATGCTCCACCACTTTTATTATCTATGGTTTCTAGATCGGAAAATGCATTGTTAACAACTTCTTGTGCAAGGTACATAGCCATTCCTGTACAAGATGGTTAGTTAGTAAAAGCCATTACAAACGAAGAGTAAATTCGTTATGTATATCGTCAGAAGTATAAAAACAAAGTAGAAAGCCAACTCAATTGAGAAAATTTCTGTACCAACGCCCATGGATAAGAGTAGAGTTCGTGTGACCGAATAGAACTTGATCCTTAACTCTGGCAATGCACAATCCTTGAAGTACTTTGTAATAATACGAGCAATAGAGCCCGCATGTGGTAATAGTTGACTGCAATTCAAATACAGAAAGTAATTAAAATTCTGAATTTTCGCAAGAAATAAATACCCGATGAATCTACAAGAGCGAAAAATATGGAAGTCTGCATGTGAACAGGACAAAGAACACCATAGCAATGCAAAGTAAGCTATCAAAACGAAGACCACACAGTACAAAAGCTGTCAATAatgaaagaaacaaaataaattactGAAAATACTATTCGATAAAGTTGCAGTCATACCTTCCCATGGCCTTTATGATAGCATCAAGCAATTCAAGGCTGCACAAGTGTAAAGACGGAAGTACCGAGCAAATGTCCTCTTGTTGCCTAGCAGTCGTGAATGGGAATGACATTTGCGGCAAAGAGCCATTGACCATTAGCATTCTCTCGGCAAGGGCCAACAACAAGCGAACAGGTATTTTTACCTAACAATCAATAGCTCTTTATCAGCCTGCTCCAAAACTAGTGTAATACAAATCGTAGGTacgaaaattgaaagaaaaaaaaaaactacaaatTACCTTGACGGGATATGAACTTGTCAGCATCGTGCAACAGGCGAAGATAAGTGTAGGCACATCAGATGCTGGAGATTGCTCAGACCACTTTCTGTTAATAATTTCTTCGGCCAATATATTGCCTCCTAAAGGGGAAGGAAGAGGTTTTCCAGGCAAGACCAGCAATCTAGTAATCTGATTACGCACGGTTGCTGCAGCACATGGAAAAGATGGTGACCTATGCTTTTAACAATGTGTTTTATGGAgaggaaaaaagagaagaggCTGGGACAACAAACCCTAACATCTACCTTCTTCAAGGCCTTGAAAGGCAAAATTTAATTGATCATTTATCAAAACCAAGAGCTTCTGCAGCATCACAGACCAGCTTTCTTCATCTGCTTTTGATTTCGGAAGCAATGCAAGGCAATATGCAAGTTTCTGGATGTATAATTCCAAGCAGAAGACAGTATACATCAGGATAAGAACATTTAAATTTGTTGTTCTTTATCAGAGAAAATTTCCTCCAACAAGTGCCAACTAATGAACAAAATAGACATTAAactagaaaatgaaaataaatgggGAAGACACTCATCAAGGAGTGCTCGCCTGCTCGGAGAAATATTAATGCAAAAAGGCTGCTTTTTCCTAAATTGCAGTCATGGCAGCGCCATGACGAAATGGCGTGGCGGATTTTGAACCCGCCAAGAAGCCGTCGCGGCAGCTTCGCCACAGCATTGCTTCCGCCGCAGTTGGGCCTCCTTCTCCGCTCCAAGTGGTTTTGCTTTTCcaactttccctctcttttcgAGACAGTTCTGTtacaaaacattagttttctttttttttttctttttctttttctgtttgtTCCTCTCTTCCATTCCCTCTCTATGACTCAACTTATGAACCTCTCTTCTTCTATGTCCTTTGTTTTCTGGTGTTTCTTTTGAGTTTTTAGTATTTGACTATGCCATAGTTGTCATTTAAGCTCTATGTCTTATGTCTTTAAACGTATACCACATATCTTTCTTGGATTCTTCTACCGGATACCTTTTCTGTTCCTCTCTTAAAAACTACGGCACTCTTAGGTCACAAAAATGGCTGCAACAAGCATAAGCAGGGAAATACATCCTCTTAAAAATCTTCCATGATACCCTCCGTGCACTCATATTTACAATATAATCATATCATAGAACAGGCTctttgaaatttgatgaaaccATCACCTTTGCAATATCAGCACTGCATTCGTTGGACTCTTTGGACAAAAGTTTTATAGCAATAGCACATTCAATCTGCATAATTTCACATCACAAATCAAGTCATTAACACATTAGCAAGAAAACTCGAATGCTTTTCATGTACAGTTTTTCCACTGATAAAAGCTACAAGCTAACCAGAAACGCATACAAATATGACATCACCAATTGTTTTAATCTTTTAAGGCATAGAGATGTAACGATCTTGCATTAGATTAGAAAAATCTAGTTCAATATAAATGCATATGCAGGTGTAAAACACAACCACAATCAACATCTAAAGGAAACTGTTTAACAATAaatttaatatgaaaataaaaatggatTAGAACTATTTCATAAACATAATTCTATTTGATGAAATCATGTCCTTTTgtcaaaatcatcaaaatttgAATGCTTACTGGTCAAGTTTTTTCAAGCTACATATACATTAGAATAAAGCATGTAACCAGTGTTAGAAGGGATGTAGTAACTTACACTTTCATAATGATTCTGATTAATAGAAGCTTGAAATGTCGTAATTATGGTACACAACAAATTAATTGCGCTCTCCTGCATTCACCACAATACATACAATGAGCAACACCGTGAGCAAATAAACCGGATAATTCATGCCCGAATAaatgatacaaaaaaaaaattacataaaaaggTAAGGTCCGGTGTCAAGGCCATACAAACAAAATGAAATATCCTACATTCAAAGGTTTACACAGGCAAAGCAATAAACAATTTTAACTATCCATCATATGTGCAAATTTTAAGACAAGATATCTTcatttcttagcatacctctgcTTAGATATGAAGTTATGGATTTTCCAATTAGTTATTTTCACATTTTCATTCAGCAACGAAGAATACTACCCAAGAAAACTGTTCAATGCTTTCATTTTTTgtgtttatattatttatgatacTTGTTATGTGATGAACAAAATGATTCAACCTATCATCACAAACTACAGTTATATAACTTTGGATATATTGTTAATCCAAGTCCAATGTTGTAATTGAAAGCACATAAGCACAAAGCAACAGAACAATTACAAAATAAGAATTCTACCCTTAAGAATTATTTCAGGAATCTAGAGTTTTTTTCCACCTGCTGTTATAGACCTATTGAAATGACGTAAGcacatcaaaatatatataaatccACCCATTGTTTGGTTTTTTCTTGTCTGCAACATGTAGAAACCAAATGAATTTTGTGTGGAATCTTGCATTTGCTTTTGTATAGCAAATCCCTTATCCCCCAATTTGTATGTCTTTCTGCTCATCTTAatgaaattcttttttttatcaaaagaataaaagtataaataaataattcactACTATTCAAATGTAAAGCTTACCCATACAACATCGGATTTAGAATCACTTAACAGCTTCAAAACAGGTTGAACAACTTTCGAGGCACAGGCTGTCCCATCTTTCTTGAACTTGGGAAATTTACTTAACCTAATTTACAAGAGAGTAAACAGCTAAAAGGTTGTGCCAATTTGATTTATAACACTGATAAATGATGCCAAATATTCTACATAACAAATATTGGATAAATTTATGTGTTTATTTCTACACTGTGTACCAATAGTTATGGACTAATTAATACgagtagaaaaagaaatatCGAACCTTGCGAACATATCAGACATTGAAGCGCATGCAGCCACCCTCAAGAATGAAGAATCTTCTTGTGACTGTTTTAAACAAATATCATGGAACATGTCAAACTAGCATATGACACAACtaaaacatatatatttatctCAGCAATTTTAACCTTGATCTTAAAAGCTACACGGAAAGAGGGTGATATGATCAAGTCCACATGAATGAGAAAATATTCAAAGCAGGAATTCTACTGCATAAATACAACATATACAATCCCATGTGTTTAGAACACCTGGCAGTGACATGAATCTAGAAGGTGAACTTAAAGGATTTCAGATACCACTAATTGAGTAGTAATAGTATATTTAAGTTTGAAATAGCATCAACCATAATCTATTCAGAGTACTTAGTTTAACATACAGAGATTGTAATATCGAAACAAAAATCATCGACTTAGAGCACCAATGTGATACTATTCAGGTCAAATTATATCTACAACCTAAACCGACAGAAAACCCGCAATAAATAGCAGTTGGCATcccaaaaggggaagaaaaatcaaaataaggTTGGAAGACAACCACAATGCAAAATGAAAACGTGTGTTACCCGTAGAGAAGGCACCAACTTCTGAAACCACGGAACGAAGGATTCCACGAAACGAACAGGGCTGCACAATTGACAAGTAACCCCAAGCAGAGAGATTCCTACCCAACATTTATCTGACTGTAAAAGCAAACAAGTGCAACAATGTCAAACTAAACAAAATGGATACACCTAAACATAATTATCTTTTtcagtccaaaaaaaaaagtctttAAAGTGTAAAGAACCAATAATCAGTATGACAAACTGTGTCTAACAAAAGAATTTGGCAAAAGCACCTTTAAAATCCTCAAATAGTAATTAGCAATCATGCAATGCAATTCACAAATTGTGCTGAATACCCAGCAAGGATGCATGTTCAATTACAAAGTAAGTAAACTTAGCTTGGCTATACAAGCAAAAATTATAACAATGCCAAATAAAAAACAACTCAACAAACCTaagcattaaaaaaaatcaagtgcAACCAAGTATGTATCAGCAAGCAGTAACCACTAACCAACACAGAAAACCATTTAAGTCAATCAAAAAGTCCTGCTTTTCcccaatattaaaataaaaaactggaaataataacaataataataacactACTGATATATTCATCAAACACAAAAACTGGAAAGGAAAAATAAAGTGATCAAGCAACTCCCAACTAAGATTGAACAACAAAGCAACGAACTTTACCACAGGGCTATCGAGAAGTTCCAAAATGCGCTCGACCCAGGTAGTAACAGCTGATTTCCAAGCTTCAACGACTTTTGGGTCCATGGAATCAGTGAAAGACTCAGAGAGGAGACGGTGCGTTTTGACCAAATAGACAACCTTTGAAACCGTAGAAGAATGGTTCGAAAACGGTCGTTTGCTGTCGGGGAGGTGGTCCCTGACGATGGAGAGAAGCAAACGTGGCTTGAATGCAGCGTCGTACACGCCATTGATGAAGTCGAATGCAGACATTGGAGCTAAGAGGAAGAAGCTACaaggtttttgaaaaagaagaagaagatgatgatgaagaagaagaagatgagagggaAAAGGGGTGCGGCGGAAGAGGGAAAAGGTTTGAGCTTTGTTGCTGAAAATCTTCCAATTCAGCTGAAATGGTGCATATAGTGAGGGACTGAGGGTAATATTGTAATTTTGTAACGTGAAAAAGGAAggtttaaaaatataaataaagtttcaaaaaataaaaatatttcctTTTAATTGTTTTTACCGAAACCATTTTTTAGTTAacaaattattttgaaaatcgGTCTTCAACAAAGAAattatgaatgaaaaaaattaactatcatgataatgttttatatttttattcatattttaattataaatataaatataatttgattatattatttataaattgtgactatagatataaataaaatttagttatattatttatatatatataattttattgtattatttataaaGTTAGATTATAATTATGATAATAAAATTGTTTCCATATTTTTGTATGTATGATTAATTGATGGTATTAAAACATTATCCTTAATTAtaaataaggtttataatttaaaaaatcaaagactcaattaaaaagatacgaAAAATGTGAtattaaaatattctaactctttaaaataaaaatattcgaaattcaattgaaaattatttaaaattttaactcaataaaaaattatattcaatgtaatttatattaaatatatttaataatcttgttacggtaggtaaccggagattaatacgACGAATGGCGTTTGGCGGCCCAAGTGTGTGATGGAGGAGAACTCCGGgtaggtccgcaactcgggaggctccgcccgacttgtgctcgcgtgtggatggggggtggtacctgcaaagacactccgatgcctaagttagcaagagtgtaagcaggtcttagagagtattggacttagagatacctgaggggtgtcagtgtacttatagtggtgagccaataaccaccgttggtgtagtgccgtatctttagggtggTAACCATCCctattatcttggggaggttaagatgTGGCTTTATgaggcggttagagagattttatgGGCGGTTACCCATTTGAATgggtgtttatctgccagctaatctcacatcCGACCTCTTCAGACCAGgtcgtggttgacaccgacttcttatgtgaagGTCGGCACTTAGCTAGGCTCTAATCCCTTAGATTAGGCCTTTtagttggacctgggcctttgtattgggccagggtatgaacagtgcccctacttgagcccaaattttctttaaagtttgggttcaagtattcaactcAGGTGCGTAGTCGACTTGTTTGAAAGAACACGGGTTTtggaaaccgacgtgattttcgcgacctttagtttctgacagttacgtcaattcaagcgtcgtgtccgttgagggatcatttagggattgaggactttggtaacggtgcagtcttattaatgactgcctcgttttttaccattatgccccctagcctatttataaatactttccctctctttccattttccgtttctgcaatctttcaaacttcttcTTATCTTGTTCGTGCTGCATTCTTGCGTTCGAAGATTCCTGTTCTTCTCCAACCTTCAttttcggataaaggttagttttgCTTTTTCCGTGTCATGCTttatgtttgcatgttttgtCTTGAGTAGATAGGTTGGCCTGTAGATTCTAGTTTCGAATCTCTATTCTTTAGGGGCCgtgttttttgattttctttttctttttcccttttgtaggtttctgccacttttctttatataaaaaatggcttctgtagacgttctttctcagtgggttgacgTTACGGTTcttggggaggaaccgttggtCGACGCTGAGTTCATCACTCACCTCCGTACTCATCAtaggctctgtacttcggaggaggacgagcccaaatatgaactgataaccccgggtcctgaagaccgggtctgttttgggagagttaatgaggcggcccctcattttttcttcatgtatgaatgtatgatcacccgtttgggtgtttttcttcctttctccgATTTCGAGATATCCGTTTTGCACCACTGTAAAGTTGCCCCTActcagcttcaccccaattcttggggttttttgaagatttatCAGTTTATAAGCCATGCTCTGGAtttcccgacctctttgaggattttttttctttctctttcatatgactaagccctttagtgggctaaacaacaaacaacaatgggtatccttccgagccattcaaggtcggaggattttcaccctttttgacgaatctttccacgacttcaaaaacttcttcttcaaagttcaagccgtagagggtcaccaccccttttttctggacgagCATTCCTCCCCCCGCTTTCCCCTTTACTGGTTGCCGGCCTCCCCTTGCGAAAAGATTGGTCTAGATGATCTAGACGAGGTGGAGGCtgccattgtggggtttttccgagaagcatgggggagggccccatacttAGATACGAGGAAAATCCTTCAGCGGACGTCGGCTTTTGTTCAATCTTGCATAGGTAGCGCATGCATTTCTTATTTCCGAGCTGTTTTGCCCGACTTGTATTTTACCGACTTGTAACTTGGTTgtttcttttgtagatatggcaaaaaaGAATGCTCAAGAGTCCTACCAGAGGGTCCAGGAAGCCAAAGCGAAATCCCGGGCTAGGTCCGGGGGTGCCAAGGCGGtcatctctcctcctcctcctcctcctcctcctagaAATGTGGGTACTCCCTCTCAACCTATTATTATTTCCTCCTCCTCAAGTTTGGCTCGACCACTCCCTTCTGCCCAACTACTTTCCGAGccggagaagaagaagcgcaagacttcagagtctggccCTTCTTGGGAatgtggggttaaggcggatgctcttgcattcgtccgaaagaacatttATCCTCTTATtaatatggatgatgtttctgttcggaaCCACCTTACCGCTCTGGCCGAGGAAAGTTTTAGGGCAGCGGGAgtttgtggcaaacttttggaTATATTCGAGAAGACTCCCCTCAGCTCCTTGGGGACTTCCTCGAAGGTTGAGGAATTGGAGGAGAGGCTTCTTTTGTTTGAAAAACATCAAggggagttgaaggaggagagggATAAACTGAGGAAGGAGAGAGATGTCCTCCGGGAGAAGGAGAGCCAGCTGCGAGCCCAATGCACTATGGAGGTGAATCTGAGGAAGGCAGCCCAGGAGAGTTATCAAAGCTTATTTAAAGATATGGTGGAGGTGAGGAAGGATTTGATGAACTCTCGGAATGCTTATActgagttggaggactctatcgccgaGGGCGCCGAGGAGTCTTGAAGAATTTTCTTGGAGCAGGTCAGGGTCATAGCCcccgacttggacctttctccACTACATCCTGACAAGGTAGTTATCGATGGCGCTATTGTTGATCCTCCTGCCCCCGAGGTCGTTTCCGAGTCAGACCtaaagactcgggggcagaggattattgagtctcctcctcatTCCAAAGAAGCTCCGAGTTCTTCAACCCTTGCCCCGACTTCCTCTTTGGCTCCTCCTCCCGGTCCTGGTGGCGCTTCTCCTGGTGGTGGTGATTCCTCTACTCCGATgaaaaaatgatttttattttgtggctatatgggggcccggcctgtgggtcccccttttttaaacttctaTTTATTTGTTGTGAACAATTTCCTTCTGGCctttaaggccgtaaacaaaatattcctATCCGCccctttttggataagggttttaaacaaaataaatgctcttttttggataagggtctaagttaccttatgcgtgcacatgcttttctgttttggatATGTTTGATCTTTTCGGAGAAAACCTTTTGTTAGCTTGCATTGTTTTCTCGAGCCTTTTTCGTGCAAAGGCTTGTATGCAACCTTTAAGCTTTTTCGGGTTTCCtatctcttttgttatcctttatacTCGACTTTactttagtgagtttttatgacttaggttatttttgcgatgcgtttttcatTTACTCGGAATATATCCGAGTTTTTCTACTCGGGTTCTTGTcttcgacttatgagtcggactGTTCCCGAGTTTAA includes:
- the LOC130960334 gene encoding uncharacterized protein LOC130960334, with the protein product MSAFDFINGVYDAAFKPRLLLSIVRDHLPDSKRPFSNHSSTVSKVVYLVKTHRLLSESFTDSMDPKVVEAWKSAVTTWVERILELLDSPVSDKCWVGISLLGVTCQLCSPVRFVESFVPWFQKLVPSLRSQEDSSFLRVAACASMSDMFARLSKFPKFKKDGTACASKVVQPVLKLLSDSKSDVVWESAINLLCTIITTFQASINQNHYESIECAIAIKLLSKESNECSADIAKKLAYCLALLPKSKADEESWSVMLQKLLVLINDQLNFAFQGLEEATVRNQITRLLVLPGKPLPSPLGGNILAEEIINRKWSEQSPASDVPTLIFACCTMLTSSYPVKVKIPVRLLLALAERMLMVNGSLPQMSFPFTTARQQEDICSVLPSLHLCSLELLDAIIKAMGSQLLPHAGSIARIITKYFKDCALPELRIKFYSVTRTLLLSMGVGMAMYLAQEVVNNAFSDLETIDNKSGGASNSSNPNASAGSLPAPSRRKRKHKNASGPLQENDDGGLGAEVLKNNPSIPISLRIAALEALETLITVAGSLRFEPWRSKVDDLVFATAMDSFKEESASSEISEFQQEELAEPIADLQLAALRALLASFLSFARIRPPYLSEGLDLFRRGKQQTGTKVAEFCMHALLALEVLIHPRELPLPNYVSTIENEHNFRDENSSWSNRGPVGFRQVGFDTPDTVDDLYAKWMENATGTGTRTNVSIPKNTVRTDEPSEAIRDTNHNVLSGHQRSGTEVQERNEIAGSDAPTKTDVEMRAAEDEFVSKSDKPVESMMQSQEPVSNTTIIPVDHEPVATEVQPERIVSDSTTAHNEGSSRMELGEGSSANKVSESASPKRTPDTIMIQESAFKLNLGDSVAHDDFDLPEIVDADPDTDSE